The Balaenoptera acutorostrata chromosome 15, mBalAcu1.1, whole genome shotgun sequence genome contains a region encoding:
- the LRCH4 gene encoding leucine-rich repeat and calponin homology domain-containing protein 4 isoform X2, which translates to MAAAVAASLAAGGEEAATTTSVPGSPGLPGSRSAERALEEAVATGTLNLSNRRLKHFPRGAARSYDLSDITQADLSRNRFPEVPEAACQLVSLEGLSLYHNCLRCLNPALGNLTALTYLNLSRNQLSSLPPYICQLPLRVLIVSNNKLGALPPDISALASLRQLDASSNELQSLPAELCGLPSLRDLNVRRNQLSTLPDELGDLPLVRLDFSCNRVSRIPVSFCRLRHLQVILLDSNPLQSPPAQICLKGKLHIFKYLSTEAGRRGGSALGDLAPSRPPSFSPCPAEDLFPGRRYDGGLDSGFHSVDSGSKRWSGNESTDEFSELSFRISELAREPRGPRERREDGSADGDPEQVDFIDSHVPGEDEERGAGEEQRPPESNPVAGDGERAPSSRREEPSGEERRRPDTLQLWQERERRQQQQQQQSGVWGSPRKDSFPKLGVRAPGGGAAASSAQATYNGTPKSNATQLGAPGGQGAPTPASTSQEPLPTAGPGPSSPDSVLRPRRSPQLLDEKEVMAQLRQVLESQLQRPLPEDLAEALASGVILCQLANQLRPRSVPFIHVPSPAVPKLSALKSRKNVESFLEACRKMGVPEADLCSPSDLLQGTAQGLWTTLEAVKRAGGRSPPPLWPPSGLGGFILFYVVLMLLLCVVYTRLLGS; encoded by the exons ATGGCGGCGGCGGtagcggcctctctcgccgccgGGGGTGAGGAGGCGGCCACCACGACCTCCGTTCCAGGGTCTCCGGGTCTGCCCGGGAGCCGCAGTGCAGAGCGGGCCCTAGAGGAGGCCGTGGCCACAGGGACCCTGAACCTGTCTAACCGGCGTTTGAAGCACTTCCCCCGGGGCGCGGCCCGCAGCTACGATCTGTCAGACATCACCCAGGCTG ACCTGTCCCGGAACCGGTTCCCCGAGGTGCCAGAGGCAGCGTGCCAGCTGGTGTCCCTGGAGGGTCTGAGCCTCTACCACAATTGTCTGAGGTGCCTGAACCCAGCCTTGGGGAATCTCACAGCTCTCACCTACCTCAACCTCAG ccGAAACCAGCTGTCATCGCTGCCGCCCTACATCTGCCAGCTGCCCCTGCGAGTGCTCATTGTCAGCAACAACAAACTGGGGGCCCTACCTCCCGACATCAGCGCCCTGGCAAGCCTGCGACAGCTC GATGCGAGCAGCAATGAGTTGCAGTCTCTCCCCGCGGAGCTGTGCGGCCTCCCTTCCCTGCGGGATCTCAATGTGCGGAGGAACCAGCTCAGCACCCTGCCTGACg agCTGGGAGACCTTCCTCTTGTCCGCCTGGATTTCTCCTGTAACCGTGTCTCCCGCATCCCGGTCTCCTTCTGCCGCCTGAGGCACCTGCAGGTCATTTTGCTGGACAGCAACCCCCTGCAAAGCCCGCCTGCCCAG ATCTGCCTGAAGGGGAAACTTCACATCTTCAAGTATTTGTCAACAGAGGCTGGGCGGCGCGGGGGGTCTGCACTGGGGGACCTGGCCCCTTCCCGCCCCCCGAGTTTCAGCCCCTG CCCCGCTGAGGACTTGTTTCCGGGACGTCGGTATGACGGAGGGCTGGACTCAGGCTTCCACAGCGTTGACAGTGGCAGCAAGAGGTGGTCTGGAAATGAG TCAACAGATGAATTTTCCGAGTTGTCATTCCGGATCTCAGAGCTGGCCCGGGAGCCTCGGGGACCCAGGGAGCGGAGAGAGGATGGCTCTG CTGACGGAGACCCTGAGCAGGTTGACTTCATCGACAGCCACGTCCCTGGGGAGGACGAAGAGCGAGGTGCTGGCGAG GAGCAGCGGCCACCAGAATCGAACCCTGTggcaggggatggggagagggcacCAAGCAGCAG GCGGGAGGAGCCGTCAGGGGAGGAGAGGCGGCGCCCAGACACCTTGCAGCTGTGGCAGGAGCGcgagcggcggcagcagcagcagcagcagcagagtgGCGTGTGGGGTTCCCCAAGGAAGGACAG TTTTCCGAAGCTGGGGGTCAGGGCTCCTGGCGGGGGTGCTGCCGCCTCGTCCGCTCAGGCCACCTACAA CGGCACGCCCAAGTCCAATGCCACCCAGCTGGGAGCTCCGGGGGGGCAGGGTGCTCCCACCCCCGCCTCCACCTCCCAGGAGCCCCTTCCTACGGCGGGACCAG GCCCTTCCTCACCGGACTCTGTCTTGAGACCTCGGCGATCCCCCCAGCTTCTGGACGAAAAGGAGGTGATGGCTCAGCTGCGCCAG gtgcTTGAGTCCCAGCTGCAGCGGCCCCTGCCCGAGGACCTGGCAGAGGCTCTAGCCAGTGGGGTCATCCTCTGTCAGCTGGCCAACCAGCTGCGGCCCCGCTCCGTGCCCTTCATTCACGTGCCCTCACCTGCTGTG CCAAAACTCAGTGCCCTCAAGTCTCGGAAGAATGTGGAGAGTTTCTTAGAAGCTTGTCGAAAAATGGGGGTTCCTGAG GCTGACCTGTGCTCGCCCTCGGATCTCCTCCAGGGCACTGCCCAGGGGCTGTGGACCACCCTGGAGGCTGTGAAGCGGGCGGGGGGCAGGTCCCCCCCGCCCCTCTGGCCCCCCTCTGGTCTGGGAGGCTTCATCCTCTTCTACGTGGTCCTCATGCTGCTGCTCTGTGTCGTCTACACTCGGCTCCTGGGTTCCTAG
- the LRCH4 gene encoding leucine-rich repeat and calponin homology domain-containing protein 4 isoform X1, with protein sequence MAAAVAASLAAGGEEAATTTSVPGSPGLPGSRSAERALEEAVATGTLNLSNRRLKHFPRGAARSYDLSDITQADLSRNRFPEVPEAACQLVSLEGLSLYHNCLRCLNPALGNLTALTYLNLSRNQLSSLPPYICQLPLRVLIVSNNKLGALPPDISALASLRQLDASSNELQSLPAELCGLPSLRDLNVRRNQLSTLPDELGDLPLVRLDFSCNRVSRIPVSFCRLRHLQVILLDSNPLQSPPAQICLKGKLHIFKYLSTEAGRRGGSALGDLAPSRPPSFSPCPAEDLFPGRRYDGGLDSGFHSVDSGSKRWSGNESTDEFSELSFRISELAREPRGPRERREDGSADGDPEQVDFIDSHVPGEDEERGAGEEQRPPESNPVAGDGERAPSSRREEPSGEERRRPDTLQLWQERERRQQQQQQQSGVWGSPRKDSFPKLGVRAPGGGAAASSAQATYNGTPKSNATQLGAPGGQGAPTPASTSQEPLPTAGPASAPAARPLSSIQRPNSFLFRSSSQSSSGPSSPDSVLRPRRSPQLLDEKEVMAQLRQVLESQLQRPLPEDLAEALASGVILCQLANQLRPRSVPFIHVPSPAVPKLSALKSRKNVESFLEACRKMGVPEADLCSPSDLLQGTAQGLWTTLEAVKRAGGRSPPPLWPPSGLGGFILFYVVLMLLLCVVYTRLLGS encoded by the exons ATGGCGGCGGCGGtagcggcctctctcgccgccgGGGGTGAGGAGGCGGCCACCACGACCTCCGTTCCAGGGTCTCCGGGTCTGCCCGGGAGCCGCAGTGCAGAGCGGGCCCTAGAGGAGGCCGTGGCCACAGGGACCCTGAACCTGTCTAACCGGCGTTTGAAGCACTTCCCCCGGGGCGCGGCCCGCAGCTACGATCTGTCAGACATCACCCAGGCTG ACCTGTCCCGGAACCGGTTCCCCGAGGTGCCAGAGGCAGCGTGCCAGCTGGTGTCCCTGGAGGGTCTGAGCCTCTACCACAATTGTCTGAGGTGCCTGAACCCAGCCTTGGGGAATCTCACAGCTCTCACCTACCTCAACCTCAG ccGAAACCAGCTGTCATCGCTGCCGCCCTACATCTGCCAGCTGCCCCTGCGAGTGCTCATTGTCAGCAACAACAAACTGGGGGCCCTACCTCCCGACATCAGCGCCCTGGCAAGCCTGCGACAGCTC GATGCGAGCAGCAATGAGTTGCAGTCTCTCCCCGCGGAGCTGTGCGGCCTCCCTTCCCTGCGGGATCTCAATGTGCGGAGGAACCAGCTCAGCACCCTGCCTGACg agCTGGGAGACCTTCCTCTTGTCCGCCTGGATTTCTCCTGTAACCGTGTCTCCCGCATCCCGGTCTCCTTCTGCCGCCTGAGGCACCTGCAGGTCATTTTGCTGGACAGCAACCCCCTGCAAAGCCCGCCTGCCCAG ATCTGCCTGAAGGGGAAACTTCACATCTTCAAGTATTTGTCAACAGAGGCTGGGCGGCGCGGGGGGTCTGCACTGGGGGACCTGGCCCCTTCCCGCCCCCCGAGTTTCAGCCCCTG CCCCGCTGAGGACTTGTTTCCGGGACGTCGGTATGACGGAGGGCTGGACTCAGGCTTCCACAGCGTTGACAGTGGCAGCAAGAGGTGGTCTGGAAATGAG TCAACAGATGAATTTTCCGAGTTGTCATTCCGGATCTCAGAGCTGGCCCGGGAGCCTCGGGGACCCAGGGAGCGGAGAGAGGATGGCTCTG CTGACGGAGACCCTGAGCAGGTTGACTTCATCGACAGCCACGTCCCTGGGGAGGACGAAGAGCGAGGTGCTGGCGAG GAGCAGCGGCCACCAGAATCGAACCCTGTggcaggggatggggagagggcacCAAGCAGCAG GCGGGAGGAGCCGTCAGGGGAGGAGAGGCGGCGCCCAGACACCTTGCAGCTGTGGCAGGAGCGcgagcggcggcagcagcagcagcagcagcagagtgGCGTGTGGGGTTCCCCAAGGAAGGACAG TTTTCCGAAGCTGGGGGTCAGGGCTCCTGGCGGGGGTGCTGCCGCCTCGTCCGCTCAGGCCACCTACAA CGGCACGCCCAAGTCCAATGCCACCCAGCTGGGAGCTCCGGGGGGGCAGGGTGCTCCCACCCCCGCCTCCACCTCCCAGGAGCCCCTTCCTACGGCGGGACCAG cGAGCGCACCTGCTGCCCGGCCGCTCAGCTCCATTCAGAGACCAAACAGCTTCCTCTTCCGTTCTTCCTCTCAGAGCAGCTCAG GCCCTTCCTCACCGGACTCTGTCTTGAGACCTCGGCGATCCCCCCAGCTTCTGGACGAAAAGGAGGTGATGGCTCAGCTGCGCCAG gtgcTTGAGTCCCAGCTGCAGCGGCCCCTGCCCGAGGACCTGGCAGAGGCTCTAGCCAGTGGGGTCATCCTCTGTCAGCTGGCCAACCAGCTGCGGCCCCGCTCCGTGCCCTTCATTCACGTGCCCTCACCTGCTGTG CCAAAACTCAGTGCCCTCAAGTCTCGGAAGAATGTGGAGAGTTTCTTAGAAGCTTGTCGAAAAATGGGGGTTCCTGAG GCTGACCTGTGCTCGCCCTCGGATCTCCTCCAGGGCACTGCCCAGGGGCTGTGGACCACCCTGGAGGCTGTGAAGCGGGCGGGGGGCAGGTCCCCCCCGCCCCTCTGGCCCCCCTCTGGTCTGGGAGGCTTCATCCTCTTCTACGTGGTCCTCATGCTGCTGCTCTGTGTCGTCTACACTCGGCTCCTGGGTTCCTAG
- the LOC114238433 gene encoding dihydrofolate reductase, with translation MVRPLNCIVAVSQNMGIGKNGDLPWPPLRNEYRYFQRMTTTSSVEGKQNSVIMGRKTWFSIPEKNRPLKDRINIVLSRELKEPPQGAHFLARSLDEALKLTEQPELTNKVDMVWIVGGSSVYKEAMNKPGHLRLFVTRIMQEFESDTFFPEIDLEKYKLIPEYPGVPSDVQEEKGIKYKFEVYEKNN, from the coding sequence ATGGTTCGTCCGCTAAACTGCATCGTTGCTGTGTCCCAGAACATGGGCATTGGCAAGAACGGGGACCTGCCCTGGCCCCCGCTCAGGAATGAATACAGGTATTTCCAAAGAATGACCACAACCTCTTCAGTAGAAGGTAAACAGAATTCGGTGATTATGGGTAGGAAAACATGGTTCTCCATTCCAGAGAAGAATCGACCTTTAAAGGACAGAATTAATATAGTTCTCAGTAGAGAACTCAAGGAACCTCCACAGGGAGCTCATTTTCTTGCCAGAAGTCTGGATGAAGCCTTAAAACTTACTGAGCAACCAGAATTAACAAATAAAGTGGACATGGTCTGGATAGTGGGAGGCAGTTCTGTTTATAAGGAAGCCATGAACAAGCCAGGCCATCTCAGACTATTTGTGACAAGGATCATGCAGGAATTTGAAAGTGACACATTTTTTCCAGAAAttgatttggaaaaatataaacttaTCCCAGAATATCCAGGCGTTCCTTCTGATGTCCAGGAGGAGAAAGGCATTAAGTACAAATTTGAAGTATATGAAAAGAACAATTAA
- the LRCH4 gene encoding leucine-rich repeat and calponin homology domain-containing protein 4 isoform X3, whose product MAAAVAASLAAGGEEAATTTSVPGSPGLPGSRSAERALEEAVATGTLNLSNRRLKHFPRGAARSYDLSDITQADLSRNRFPEVPEAACQLVSLEGLSLYHNCLRCLNPALGNLTALTYLNLSRNQLSSLPPYICQLPLRVLIVSNNKLGALPPDISALASLRQLDASSNELQSLPAELCGLPSLRDLNVRRNQLSTLPDELGDLPLVRLDFSCNRVSRIPVSFCRLRHLQVILLDSNPLQSPPAQICLKGKLHIFKYLSTEAGRRGGSALGDLAPSRPPSFSPCPAEDLFPGRRYDGGLDSGFHSVDSGSKRWSGNESTDEFSELSFRISELAREPRGPRERREDGSADGDPEQVDFIDSHVPGEDEERGAGEEQRPPESNPVAGDGERAPSSRREEPSGEERRRPDTLQLWQERERRQQQQQQQSGVWGSPRKDSFPKLGVRAPGGGAAASSAQATYNGTPKSNATQLGAPGGQGAPTPASTSQEPLPTAGPASAPAARPLSSIQRPNSFLFRSSSQSSSGPSSPDSVLRPRRSPQLLDEKEVMAQLRQVLESQLQRPLPEDLAEALASGVILCQLANQLRPRSVPFIHVPSPAVPKLSALKSRKNVESFLEACRKMGVPEESLCQPHHILEEEGAPGRGLPYIAAVIHALLERP is encoded by the exons ATGGCGGCGGCGGtagcggcctctctcgccgccgGGGGTGAGGAGGCGGCCACCACGACCTCCGTTCCAGGGTCTCCGGGTCTGCCCGGGAGCCGCAGTGCAGAGCGGGCCCTAGAGGAGGCCGTGGCCACAGGGACCCTGAACCTGTCTAACCGGCGTTTGAAGCACTTCCCCCGGGGCGCGGCCCGCAGCTACGATCTGTCAGACATCACCCAGGCTG ACCTGTCCCGGAACCGGTTCCCCGAGGTGCCAGAGGCAGCGTGCCAGCTGGTGTCCCTGGAGGGTCTGAGCCTCTACCACAATTGTCTGAGGTGCCTGAACCCAGCCTTGGGGAATCTCACAGCTCTCACCTACCTCAACCTCAG ccGAAACCAGCTGTCATCGCTGCCGCCCTACATCTGCCAGCTGCCCCTGCGAGTGCTCATTGTCAGCAACAACAAACTGGGGGCCCTACCTCCCGACATCAGCGCCCTGGCAAGCCTGCGACAGCTC GATGCGAGCAGCAATGAGTTGCAGTCTCTCCCCGCGGAGCTGTGCGGCCTCCCTTCCCTGCGGGATCTCAATGTGCGGAGGAACCAGCTCAGCACCCTGCCTGACg agCTGGGAGACCTTCCTCTTGTCCGCCTGGATTTCTCCTGTAACCGTGTCTCCCGCATCCCGGTCTCCTTCTGCCGCCTGAGGCACCTGCAGGTCATTTTGCTGGACAGCAACCCCCTGCAAAGCCCGCCTGCCCAG ATCTGCCTGAAGGGGAAACTTCACATCTTCAAGTATTTGTCAACAGAGGCTGGGCGGCGCGGGGGGTCTGCACTGGGGGACCTGGCCCCTTCCCGCCCCCCGAGTTTCAGCCCCTG CCCCGCTGAGGACTTGTTTCCGGGACGTCGGTATGACGGAGGGCTGGACTCAGGCTTCCACAGCGTTGACAGTGGCAGCAAGAGGTGGTCTGGAAATGAG TCAACAGATGAATTTTCCGAGTTGTCATTCCGGATCTCAGAGCTGGCCCGGGAGCCTCGGGGACCCAGGGAGCGGAGAGAGGATGGCTCTG CTGACGGAGACCCTGAGCAGGTTGACTTCATCGACAGCCACGTCCCTGGGGAGGACGAAGAGCGAGGTGCTGGCGAG GAGCAGCGGCCACCAGAATCGAACCCTGTggcaggggatggggagagggcacCAAGCAGCAG GCGGGAGGAGCCGTCAGGGGAGGAGAGGCGGCGCCCAGACACCTTGCAGCTGTGGCAGGAGCGcgagcggcggcagcagcagcagcagcagcagagtgGCGTGTGGGGTTCCCCAAGGAAGGACAG TTTTCCGAAGCTGGGGGTCAGGGCTCCTGGCGGGGGTGCTGCCGCCTCGTCCGCTCAGGCCACCTACAA CGGCACGCCCAAGTCCAATGCCACCCAGCTGGGAGCTCCGGGGGGGCAGGGTGCTCCCACCCCCGCCTCCACCTCCCAGGAGCCCCTTCCTACGGCGGGACCAG cGAGCGCACCTGCTGCCCGGCCGCTCAGCTCCATTCAGAGACCAAACAGCTTCCTCTTCCGTTCTTCCTCTCAGAGCAGCTCAG GCCCTTCCTCACCGGACTCTGTCTTGAGACCTCGGCGATCCCCCCAGCTTCTGGACGAAAAGGAGGTGATGGCTCAGCTGCGCCAG gtgcTTGAGTCCCAGCTGCAGCGGCCCCTGCCCGAGGACCTGGCAGAGGCTCTAGCCAGTGGGGTCATCCTCTGTCAGCTGGCCAACCAGCTGCGGCCCCGCTCCGTGCCCTTCATTCACGTGCCCTCACCTGCTGTG CCAAAACTCAGTGCCCTCAAGTCTCGGAAGAATGTGGAGAGTTTCTTAGAAGCTTGTCGAAAAATGGGGGTTCCTGAG GAGTCCCTGTGCCAGCCCCACCACATCCTGGAAGAGGAGGGGGCCCCGGGAAGGGGCCTCCCCTACATCGCTGCTGTCATCCATGCACTGCTGGAACGGCCTTAG